The following are from one region of the Cyclopterus lumpus isolate fCycLum1 chromosome 21, fCycLum1.pri, whole genome shotgun sequence genome:
- the stam2 gene encoding signal transducing adapter molecule 2 — translation MPLFAQNPFDQDVEKSTNETNTADDWGLIMDICDKIGSTPNGPKDSLRCIMKRVNHKVPHVAMQALNLLGACVSNCGKIFHLEICSREFASEVRSVVNRAHPKVCEKLKALMVEWAESFQKDPQLSLIGATIKSLREEGVSFPTASSQGSTTKVVGTPAVGKEADDDNLAKAIELSLQEQKQQVETRPLATTSDPPLYTNGSGGQEARKVRALYDFEAAEDNELTFKAGELILVLDDSDPNWWKGENHRGVGLFPSNFVTTNLNAEPEPEALVEKASGPEEATQEARAEPEPVCIDEEKMDRTLALLQDADPADPAPDPQELIQLEGACEQMNPMIDERLQEIDRKHSELSELNLKVLEALELYNKLVNEAPFYSAYSKMQAQYGAAGSAMQGYLGPPGPPYLPPAPPAQPYSLPSDQPAPLHSLPPNGHAQPYMSSAMNPQYMNPAAGAPYQHPVGVDMSAYHSAAVPPGAYPVTAPPHQAPPPQQQQAYYQQPLL, via the exons AGAAGTCGACCAATGAAACCAACACGGCAGACGACTGGGGGCTCATTATGGACATCTGCGACAAGATTGGATCGACACCCAAcgg acctAAGGACAGCCTGAGGTGCATCATGAAGCGAGTGAACCACAAAGTGCCCCACGTCGCCATGCAGGCCCTCAAT CTGCTCGGCGCTTGTGTGTCGAACTGCGGCAAAATCTTCCACTTGGAAATCTGCTCCCGGGAGTTCGCCAGTGAAGTACGGAGCGTTGTGAACAGA GCCCACCCCAAGGTGTGTGAGAAGCTCAAGGCTCTGATGGTGGAGTGGGCAGAGAGCTTCCAGAAGGACCCTCAGCTCAGCCTCATCGGCGCCACCATCAAGTCTCTGAGGGAGGAGGGCGTGAGCTTCCCCACGGCGTCCTCACAG GGATCCACCACAAAGGTCGTGGGCACACCTGCTGTGGGCAAAGAAGCGGATGATGACAACCTGGCCAAAG CCATCGAGCTGTCCTTGCAGGAGCAGAAGCAGCAGGTGGAGACACGCCCCCTGGccacgacctctgaccccccgcTCTACACCAACGGCAGCGGGGGGCAGGAGGCCCGGAAGGTGAGGGCGCTGTACGACTTCGAGGCGGCCGAAGACAACGAGCTGACCTTCAAAGCTGGAGAACTCATTCTGGTTCTGGACGACAG CGACCCAAACTGGTGGAAAGGAGAGAACCACCGAGGAGTCGGGCTTTTCCCTTCCAACTTCGTCACCACCAACCTGAACGCTGAGCCGGAGCCGG AGGCGTTGGTGGAAAAGGCTTCGGGTCCAGAAGAGGCCACCCAGGAGGCCCGAGCTGAGCCCGAGCCCGTCTGCATCGACGAG gagaaGATGGACCGGACTCTGGCCCTGCTGCAGGACGCAGACCCCGCAGACCCGGCTCCGGACCCTCAGGAGCTGATCCAGCTGGAAG GTGCATGTGAGCAGATGAACCCCATGATCGACGAGCGGCTGCAGGAGATTGACAG GAAGCACTCTGAGCTGTCGGAGCTGAACCTGAAGGTTCTGGAGGCGCTGGAGCTCTACAACAAGCTGGTGAACGAGGCTCCGTTCTACTCCGCCTACTCCAAGATGCAGGCGCAGTACGGTGCAGCCGGCTCCGCCATGCAG ggCTACCTGggcccccccggccccccctaCCTACCTCCGGCCCCCCCTGCTCAGCCCTACTCTCTGCCCAGCGACCAGCCGGCACCGCTGCACTCGCTGCCCCCCAACGGCCACGCCCAGCCGTACATGAG CTCCGCGATGAACCCTCAGTACATGAACCCGGCCGCCGGAGCTCCGTACCAGCACCCGGTGGGCGTGGACATGTCCGCCTATCACAGCGCCGCCGTGCCGCCGGGGGCCTACCCGGTGACCGCCCCCCCACaccaggctcctccccctcagcagcagcaggcgtACTACCAGCAGCCTCTgctgtaa